The sequence below is a genomic window from Nakamurella deserti.
CCGGCGGCGTCCACCGCACGGAACCACAGGGTGCGGGTCCCGTCGGTGATGCGCCGCGCGGTGGCGGTGTCCCACGTGGTGCCGCCGTCCTCGGACAGCTGCACGACCGGGGCGGCGCCGCTGTCGTCGGTCGCGGTGGCGGTGACGTCCACCGCGGACCTCCACCAGCCGCCGGCACCGTCGGGTGCCGCCGGGGCGACCGTGACGGTCAGCACCGGTGCGGTGCCGTCGAGCACGGTGACCGTGGCGGTCGCGGTGACCGTGGCGGAACCTGCGACGACTCCGGACACCGGAAAGGTTCCCGGCTTCGCGTAGGACGCCGGGTCCACGGCCGCCCAGGTCACGCCGACCTGGCGGGTGGCGCCGTCGGTGTAGGTCGCCGCGACCGTCGCCGGCAGCACCGGGGCGACGCCGGACGCGGTGGACACGGCCACCGGTGCCGTCGAGGTGGGCACCGGGGCGTCGGCTGCGACCGGGAGCCGCAGGAACGTCACGGAACTCGCCGGGAAGTCGTAGGCGAAGGTGCCGCCCAGGCCGCTCAGCGTCCTGGTCGTGGGCGTCACCGTGTTCTTGGCCGCCTTGGTGTTCTGCGCCGCCGGGTCATCGGTGAGCTCGGTGACGGTGGCGGTGCCCTGCAGCGCGACGTCGGCCACCTGGACCGAGGTGCGCTGGGTGGCGGTGGTGGTGTTGACCACCTTGACCAGCAGGTCACCGGTGGTGGTGTCGCGGGTGGCGACCTGGAAGAACTTCTCCGCGGCCGGCTCGGTGTAGGTCATCTGCAGCACACCGTCGAGGTACAGGTCGATGGTGCGGTCCTTGACCTCGATCTTCACCTTGTAGGTCTGACCGGTGGTCAGGGTGCGGTTCTCCAGGGCCTTGACCTCGGTGGCGCCACCGCCGTCGGCCTTCTGCAACACGGAGCGGGTGTTGTTCCAGCCGCCCAGGTTCCACCAGTAGTAGTCGTCGGCACCGCCGGCGGCGAAGCCGACGAGGAAGCCCTCGGCTCCGGCGGTCTTGGTGGCGTCCACCTCCACGGTGTAGTCGTTCCAGTCCTTGGTGTAGGCGCCGGTGATGATGCTGCGGGCGTCGGTGACGTCGGTGGCGCTCTGCACGTACCGGCCGCCGGTCGCGGCCCAGGTCCCGCGCTGCGGGAGCCATTGCGCGGCGGTGGCGAAGTCGTCGGCGAACAGCGTCGCGCCGTCGGCGCCGGAGGTGACCTTCACGTTGTCGTAGGTGGCGGCGGTGTTCCAGGTGGAGAGGAAGATGCCGCCGTCCAGCGGCGCGGCGGTGTTGGCCCCGCCGCCGTAGGTGCTCGGGACGACCTCGTCCCCGACGTTGTTCATGAACATGTGCTGGACGTGGTAGTTCGGCGTCAGCCAGCGCTCGTCGTTGTCGAACCAGATCATGTCCGGGTTCCACTGGATGTAGTCCTCGTTGGCGTAGACCGGCGCGTAGGACGCCATCTTCACCACGTCGGAGTTGCGCTCCAGGGCGGTCATGTAGGCGGCCTCGGACAACGCGTTGTACAGCGTGTTGCCACGGGAGGCGTACTCACCGAGGAAGACCTTCGGCCCGTTGCGGTCGTAGGAGTCGTAGCGGTGGGTGTTGGACAGGAACCATGACGGGTCGCGGTAGTAGTGCTCGTCGACCAGGTCGACCTTCTGCGCCCGGTTGAACTCCCACAGCTGGTCGAAGCGCGCACCGGAGGAATCCGGACCGGAGTTCGAGACGATCAGGATGTCGGGGTACTTCGCCTTGACCGCGTCCCGGAACGCCGCGAAGTTGGCCTGGAAGGTGTCGGTGTTCTCCTCGTTGCCCAGCCCGATGTAGCGCATGCCGAACGGTTCCGGGTGGCCCAGCGCGATCCGCTTGGCGCCCCACTCGGTGCCGGCGTCACCGTTGGCGAACTCGATGAGGTCGACGGTGTCGTCGACCCAGCGCTGGAAGCGGGGGTCGTCGTTCTTCATCTCGGCCAGACCCGCGCCACCGCAACCGTTCGCGCCGACCGACAGCACCGGCAGCGGGGTGGCACCCATGTCCTCGGCCAGCTCGAAGTACTCCAGGTACCCGATGCCGTAGGACTGGTTGTAGCCCCAGAAGTTCCAGTTGGTCGGCCGTTCCTCGACCGGGCCGAGGGTCTCCTTCCACTGGTAGGTGCGCTTGCGCTCGGTGAACCCGCTCTCCTCGTAGCCGGAGAAGGTGCCCACGTTGGTGACGCAGCCACCCGGGAACCGCAGGAAGGAGGGGTTGAGGTCGTCGACGGCCTGGGCGAGATCCTTGCGCAGCGCGGTCTTCCCGTTCACCGGACCGACCCAGGTGTCCTGCGGCATCAGCGACACCATGTCCAGCTTGATCCGGCCCGGCGCACCGGCGAGGACGGCGTACCGGCCGGCGGCGGTGGTGCCGGTCGCGGTCACCGTGACCCCGTACTTCTTCCAGGTGTCGCTGCCGTCGACGGCGACGGTGCCCGTGGCGTACACGGTGCCGGCGGCGTCGGCCACCCGGACGGTGAGGGTCTGCGCGACCGCGGAACGGGCCCAGAGCGACGCGTCGTAGGACTTGCCGGACTCGACGGCGATCCCGCTGTTGTACGACAGGTTGCGGACGCCGTCACCGGCCGCCGTGGCGTCGAGGTCGAGGTAGAAGCGGTTGTTCTTGTTCATCATCGCCGCGTCGCTGACCACGGTGGTGGTCGGCGTCCCGGCGGCCGGGGCGTCCACGGTCTGCCAGCCGGTCAGGCCGTTGAACGAGCCGTTGTCGGCGGAGTTGAACTCGAACGAGCGGTTGCGGACGAGCTCGGCGTAGAGACCGCCGTCGGCGGCGTAGTTGATGTCCTCGTAGAACAGGCCGTAGAGGTCCTTGCTGATGTCGACCGTCTTCCCGTCGCCGTCGACAGCGAGAGTGCCGGCTCCGGCGATGGTCTCGGTGTTGACGGTGACCGCCGCGGCCTTGCCGCCGACGACGAGCGCACCGCCGGTACCGACGCCCACGTACCCGGCGTCACCCGTCGAATCGGCCGTCCGCAGGTACAGTCTGCCGCCCCCGGCGTCGGTCAGCCGCAGCGCCGCCGGCGCCTCGCCCGCAGCGCCGACCCGGACGGAGCCGCCTACGAGCACGATCGGCAGGTCGTTCCCGGACGTCCGCAGCGAGAACGCCGAATCCGCCAGCGGGGTGACGGTGACGGCCAGGACACCGGCGGGCCGGTCCGGTACCAACGCGAGGGCGGAGCCGGCGGCGCCGCCCGTCAGGTAGGTGCCCGCGGCGGTCCCGCGCAGGGTGAAGGTGCCCTGCGGGACGACGCTGCGACCCTCGGCGGCGGTCAGCGAGAAGTGGTCGAAGACGACCTCGTGGGACGCGCCGGCGCCGGCCGCGAGGGCGTACAGGCCCACCTTGGTCGTGTCGAACGAGACCGTGACCTGAGCCGCCTGGACCCAGATCCCGTCGGCGAGATAGCTGGTGGTGACGACGTTCCCGACACGCTGCAGCTTGAGCGTCTCACCGGTGGAGCCGGCCCGGGGGGTGAAGGTGGAGCTGTACGCCGCGTCGGTCTCCAGACCGTTCTCGATGACCGTCGGGCCGCCGGGGGCGAAGCTCACGTGGGACAGTCCGGCCCGCACGTAGCTGTCGAGGTCCTTCATCGCGATCAACCCAGCGCCCTGGAAGTCCTGCGTCACCAGGCCCCGGAACGTCGTGACGGCGGTGAAGTCACCGGCCGGCACGTCGACCAGGAAGACGTTCTTCGCGGAGTTGTCGCCCTGGTAGGTGTCGCCCGGCTGTGACTTCACGGTGAGGTTGCCGGGATTGCTGGTCAGCGACCAGTTCGCACCCGATTCGTTGAGGATCGACCACTGCGGACCCAGGGTCGCCGCTTCGAACTCGTCCGTGGTCGCGCCGGCGGGAACCGCGCCCACGGGGGCGGCGGCGGCGAAGGTCGGTGGCGCGGCGACGGCGGGAAGGCCGCCGAGGCCGGACAGGGCGAGGCCGATCACCGTCGCGGTGGCGAGGCAGACCGGCACGGGCCGGCGCCGAGGGGGCATTCTCATCGTGCTCCTGAACATGGGGCGGGAGGTGTGACGGTTGCGCGTCGCCGGGGCCGCCGTGGTGGCAGCACCGGTACAGCGGCGCACGCGTCACCAGCGGAGCCGCGGGAGCGGCACCGCTGTGCAAGCGACGGGGGGGGTGGTGCGACGGGGCAGGGGTCGACCGAAGTCGACTCGGGGAACGCCGGACGGGCCGGCGCAGGGTCGGTGACGCTCAGGACGGATCTGACCGGCGCTCCTTTGCGGCGGTGACACGGACGGGCGGACACGGACGGGCGGAGTCGGACAGACACGACGGACGGGCGGGTACGGACGAGCGGTCGGACGGTTCCGGGACGGACACCGCCGGCGCTGCGGCTCCCTCGTCGGAGCAAAGCTGCGGATGTTGCGCACGACACATCCGGGAACAGTGTGAACGCTAACACCACGGTCGTCAAGAGGGCGTCGCGGCCGAAGTCGTCGATCCGAGGACGGCGGGGCGTCGATGACCCGCACGATGTGCAGTCGCCGTCGTCCGGGGCGGCTGCCGCGTGGCGGGATGACGGCCCGGCGATGCAGGGGCACGCGGCGGTGCGGACCGGAGACCCGTCCGCCGGTGGCGCTCAGGTGGACATTGGTCGGCACGGTCACGCAGCGACGACTGACACCCGTAGGAACCCGTCGGTCCGCGCGGTCACCCAGCGGCAGCGGGCCCCGGCGGGCGCACCGGCCGATACCGGCACGCAGCGACGACAAGTTCCTGGTGGGCGCACCGATCGGGACCGGCACACGGCGACGGCAGGCCCCGGGTGGGCGCATCGGTCGACGCTTGGAGCGACAGCAGGACCGTGATGCGCACCGGTCGACCCGGCGCCCAGCGACGACAGGCCCCGGGTGGGCGCACCGGCCGATACCGGCACACAGCGACGACAAGTTCCTGGTGGGCGCACCGATCGGGACCGGCACACAGCGACGACAGGCCCCGGGTGGGCGCATCGGTCGATGCTTGCAGCGACAGCAGGCCCACGCGGCGCACCGTCGACCCGGGCGCCCAGTGAGAGCGGGCCCCGGCGGGCACACCGGCCGATACCGGCACGCAGCGACGACAGGCCCGGGTGAGCGCACAGGTCCGGGTGCGCCAAGGGCACGAACGGGCCGCGACGAGTGACCGGCGTGTGACGCACCCGCGGCGCCGGGGGGGCCTGCCGTACCCGGCGCCGCCGTATGTGGGCGGCGGCGCCGGGCCGGAGGATCAGTCGAGCAGCTTGCCCGCGGCGTCCTTGGCCTTCTCGCCGGCCTGCTTGACGTTCGCGCCGGCCTGGTCGCCGTGACCTTCGGCCTCCAGGCTCTTGTCGTCGGTGGCCTTGCCGACGCCTTCCTTGATCTTGCCGGCGGCCTGCTGGCCGGCGTTCTCGATCTTGTCCCCGAGAGCCATCGTGGGCTCCTTCCCTTGACGGGCCGCCGCCGTGGCGGCGGTGCGACCGAACGTCTCGGTCCCTTCCGCCCGGTACCCGTTGCCGGAGCACGGGTCACGGCACGGCGGCGGCGGGGACCGCCCGCTGCACCGTCGATCCGTCCGTCGGCGCGGGGAACCGTCAGCAGCCGGGTGACGGTCACCCGGCCACCACAGGCCCACCCCGGCCGAGCTGTGGACGGCGGACGGCACGTCGGCGTGCCGCCACCGACGCGCCGGACGCGAGCCGGCTCCTTCACCCGTCGGAGTGGTCATGGTCGGCGACAGGGGGGTGCCGCCGATGATCCCGGCGAACACGGTGCACCTGCCCCGTTCCGGTCCGCGGACCCGGTGCTGGTGCGGGACGATCGGGCGATGATCGTCTCCGTCCGCCGGGCCGGCCGGCATGCGCTGCTCGTCGAGGTGGCGGACCCGGCCGAGGTGCCCGACCTCGCCGCCCGGATCGCCGCCGCCGCCCCGCCCAGCAGGATCGAGGTGGTGCCCGCCGCCACCACGGTCCTCGTCGGCACCGACGGCGATCTCGAGCCCGTGCGGGCGCTGATCGAGCGCGTGGTCACGGCTCCGCCCGGGACGACGGCGGACCCGGCCGAGGCCGACGTCGACGACGAGGTGGTCATCCCGGTGCGCTACGACGGCCCCGATCTCGACGAGCTGACCGCGCTGACCGGCTTGACCCGGGCGGAGATCGTGGCCGCGCACACGTCACGGCCCTGGCGGGCGGCGTTCACCGGCTTCGTCCCGGGGTTCTGCTACCTGATCGGCGGCGACCCCCGGCTCAGCGTCCCGCGTCGCGCCCGGTCGCGGCCGCGGGTCCCGGCCGGTGCGGTCGCCGTCGCCGGGGGGTACGGCGGCGTCTACCCGGTGGCGTCCCCCGGCGGCTGGCAGATCCTCGGGACCACCGACCGCGTCCTGTGGGACCTCGCCGCCGACCCGCCGGCCCTGATCCGCCCGGGCACCCGGGTCCGCTTCGTCGACATCGCGACCTCCGGGGACGCCGCCGGGGGCGTCGGCGGCGGTCCGGTGATCCGCCAGCCGGCCGACCCCGTACCGGCGGACGGCGCGGACGGCACGGACGGCACGGACGGCACGGACGGCACGGACGGCTCTGACAGCGCTGGCAGCGGCGCCGGCGCAGGTGGCGCGGACGGGCGGAGCGGTGAGGGGGTGACCCGGGGTCTGATCGTGGTCTCCCCCGGGCCGCTGAGTCTGCTGCAGGACGACGGACGGCCCGGCTGGTCACACCTGGGCGTGGGCCGGTCGGGTGCGGCGGATCGGGCGTCGTTCCGGCACGCCAACACACTCGTCGGCAACCCGCCGTCCGGCGTCGCCGTCGAGGTGACCTTCGGAGGTCTGAGCGTGCAGGCCCGCGGCGACCTGGTCGTCGCGGTGACCGGCGCCCCGGCACCGGTCACCGTGGACGGGGAGCCGGCCGCGTCGGGGCGGGCCCTCCCGCTGCGCGACGGTGCCCGGCTGACGTTGCGCACCCCCGCCAGCGGCCTGCGCACCTACCTCGCGGTGGCCGGTGGATTCGACGTCCCCCGCGTCCTCGGATCGGCCAGCACCGACCTGCTGTCGGGGCTCGGCACGTCGCCCCTCCGCCGCGGCGACGTGATCCCGGTCGGCACGGCCGAGAACCGGTACGGTCACAGCGGAGTCGATGCCACTCCGCCGGAATCCGCTGCCGCGGAACGGGTCCCGACCGGCGGCACCCTCGTCCTCACGGTCACCGCGGGCCCGCGGGACGACCGCTTCGTCGATCCCGGCGCGCTGGCGACCGGCGAGTGGGTGGTGTCGCCGCAGAGCAACCGGGTCGGGTTGCGACTCGACCGCGCCGACGGCGCCCCCGGCCTCGTCGGAGTCGACGACGCAGAACTCCCCAGCGAAGGTCTGGTGTCCGGGGCTGTCCAGGTGCCCCCGGGCGGCCAGCCGGTGCTGTTCCTCGCCGACCACCCGGTGACCGGGGGTTACCCGGTCGTCGCGGTCGTCGATCCGGCCGACGTCGACCGGGCCGCGCAGGCGCGACCTGGTCAACGGATCCGGTTCCGGTACGCCACTGTCTGACCGACCGCAGCCAGCCGACCGGGGTCAGCTCGGCCGCCGCAGCTCCGGATCGGCCGTGTCGTCGTCGCGCAGCGCGTGGAGGGCGCCGGCCAGATCGCGGGCCTCCAGGGCCGCCAGCAGCTCGACCTGCCCCTGGTGTCGTGACTGCAGCCGGCCGGCGGTGTCCTTGCGCAGCCGCAGCATGGCCGAACCGTCGTGCAGCACCGCGTCCAGCACCAGGCGGTACATCCCGCGCAGCGCGGCGTGCGGACTCAGGTCGGCCATCGCGGCGTGCA
It includes:
- a CDS encoding alpha-L-arabinofuranosidase C-terminal domain-containing protein — translated: MRMPPRRRPVPVCLATATVIGLALSGLGGLPAVAAPPTFAAAAPVGAVPAGATTDEFEAATLGPQWSILNESGANWSLTSNPGNLTVKSQPGDTYQGDNSAKNVFLVDVPAGDFTAVTTFRGLVTQDFQGAGLIAMKDLDSYVRAGLSHVSFAPGGPTVIENGLETDAAYSSTFTPRAGSTGETLKLQRVGNVVTTSYLADGIWVQAAQVTVSFDTTKVGLYALAAGAGASHEVVFDHFSLTAAEGRSVVPQGTFTLRGTAAGTYLTGGAAGSALALVPDRPAGVLAVTVTPLADSAFSLRTSGNDLPIVLVGGSVRVGAAGEAPAALRLTDAGGGRLYLRTADSTGDAGYVGVGTGGALVVGGKAAAVTVNTETIAGAGTLAVDGDGKTVDISKDLYGLFYEDINYAADGGLYAELVRNRSFEFNSADNGSFNGLTGWQTVDAPAAGTPTTTVVSDAAMMNKNNRFYLDLDATAAGDGVRNLSYNSGIAVESGKSYDASLWARSAVAQTLTVRVADAAGTVYATGTVAVDGSDTWKKYGVTVTATGTTAAGRYAVLAGAPGRIKLDMVSLMPQDTWVGPVNGKTALRKDLAQAVDDLNPSFLRFPGGCVTNVGTFSGYEESGFTERKRTYQWKETLGPVEERPTNWNFWGYNQSYGIGYLEYFELAEDMGATPLPVLSVGANGCGGAGLAEMKNDDPRFQRWVDDTVDLIEFANGDAGTEWGAKRIALGHPEPFGMRYIGLGNEENTDTFQANFAAFRDAVKAKYPDILIVSNSGPDSSGARFDQLWEFNRAQKVDLVDEHYYRDPSWFLSNTHRYDSYDRNGPKVFLGEYASRGNTLYNALSEAAYMTALERNSDVVKMASYAPVYANEDYIQWNPDMIWFDNDERWLTPNYHVQHMFMNNVGDEVVPSTYGGGANTAAPLDGGIFLSTWNTAATYDNVKVTSGADGATLFADDFATAAQWLPQRGTWAATGGRYVQSATDVTDARSIITGAYTKDWNDYTVEVDATKTAGAEGFLVGFAAGGADDYYWWNLGGWNNTRSVLQKADGGGATEVKALENRTLTTGQTYKVKIEVKDRTIDLYLDGVLQMTYTEPAAEKFFQVATRDTTTGDLLVKVVNTTTATQRTSVQVADVALQGTATVTELTDDPAAQNTKAAKNTVTPTTRTLSGLGGTFAYDFPASSVTFLRLPVAADAPVPTSTAPVAVSTASGVAPVLPATVAATYTDGATRQVGVTWAAVDPASYAKPGTFPVSGVVAGSATVTATATVTVLDGTAPVLTVTVAPAAPDGAGGWWRSAVDVTATATDDSGAAPVVQLSEDGGTTWDTATARRITDGTRTLWFRAVDAAGIISTVVEKTVKVDGVAPTATAAVDTAARTVTVDAADAASGSGVQRLEYRVDGGAWTTADGARAVVTVGAAAATVEYRPVDVAGNVGSTGSASVPATGGGTGTATVTLTSGDEPTDDGWYTSDVLVTMTAPAGTIAQYRLDGGTWRTYTRGVTVSANGSHVLDHRLVRSNLVVANSAGSVPVKVDKAVPTATVVRVPTTGNGTPRNPVTLSFGAADTLSGVDRIEYMVNRSSWTPIDAGRTLTFGTVGDHLVSYRSYDVAGNASVLRTVTVRITADVATTVKASVTTVARGGFVTFSLAGFDRFDTVALSAAGLTLGSVFTDHNGAARVTVKVPAAMPVGAATVTARGSDGDPSATVKVTVR
- a CDS encoding CsbD family protein; the protein is MALGDKIENAGQQAAGKIKEGVGKATDDKSLEAEGHGDQAGANVKQAGEKAKDAAGKLLD
- a CDS encoding 5-oxoprolinase/urea amidolyase family protein, which produces MIVSVRRAGRHALLVEVADPAEVPDLAARIAAAAPPSRIEVVPAATTVLVGTDGDLEPVRALIERVVTAPPGTTADPAEADVDDEVVIPVRYDGPDLDELTALTGLTRAEIVAAHTSRPWRAAFTGFVPGFCYLIGGDPRLSVPRRARSRPRVPAGAVAVAGGYGGVYPVASPGGWQILGTTDRVLWDLAADPPALIRPGTRVRFVDIATSGDAAGGVGGGPVIRQPADPVPADGADGTDGTDGTDGTDGSDSAGSGAGAGGADGRSGEGVTRGLIVVSPGPLSLLQDDGRPGWSHLGVGRSGAADRASFRHANTLVGNPPSGVAVEVTFGGLSVQARGDLVVAVTGAPAPVTVDGEPAASGRALPLRDGARLTLRTPASGLRTYLAVAGGFDVPRVLGSASTDLLSGLGTSPLRRGDVIPVGTAENRYGHSGVDATPPESAAAERVPTGGTLVLTVTAGPRDDRFVDPGALATGEWVVSPQSNRVGLRLDRADGAPGLVGVDDAELPSEGLVSGAVQVPPGGQPVLFLADHPVTGGYPVVAVVDPADVDRAAQARPGQRIRFRYATV